Within Sorghum bicolor cultivar BTx623 chromosome 2, Sorghum_bicolor_NCBIv3, whole genome shotgun sequence, the genomic segment CGTCCTTCCTCGGCGTGGTGCTCGCCACCGTGATGCTTCTGAAGGCCATCAtcggccgccgccgcagccgccgcgTGTACAACCTCCCGCCCGGCCCCAAGCCGTGGCCGATCATCGGCAACCTCAACCTGGTTGGCGCGCTCCCTCACCGCTCCATCCACGAGCTGTCCAGGAAGTACGGCCCGCTGATGCAGCTCCGGTTCGGGTCGTTCCCCGTGGTGGTCGGCTCGTCGGTGGACATGGCCAAGTTCTTCCTCAAGACCCACGACGTGGTGTTCACGGACCGCCCAAAGACCGCCGCCGGCAAGTACACCACCTACAACTACCGCGACATCACCTGGTCCCCCTACGGCGCCTACTGGCGTCAGGCGCGCAAGATGTGCCTCACCGAGCTCTTCAGCGTCAAGCGGCTCGAGTCGTACGAGTACATCCGCGCCGCCGAGGTGCGCGCGCTGCTGCGCGACCTGAACTCCGCCTCCGGCTCCGGCCGCGCCGTCATGCTCAAGGACTACCTGTCCACGGTGAGCCTGAACGTGATCACGCGCATGGTGCTCGGCAAGAAGTACCTGGACAGGGAGGAGGCGGCCGCCGGGTCGGTGACCACCCCAGAGGAGTTCAAGTGGATGCTGGACGAGCTGTTCCTGCTCAACGGCGTGCTCAACATCGGCGACTCCATCCCGTGGCTCGACTGGATGGACCTGCAGGGGTACATCAAGCGGATGAAGAAGCTCGGCAAGATGTTCGATCGGTTCCTGGAGCACGTCGTGGAGGAGCACAACCAGCGGCGGCTGCGCGAGGGCAAGGGCTTCGTCGCCAAGGACATGGTCGACGTGCTGCTGCAGATCGCCGACGACCCTACGCTTGAGGTTGAGCTCGACAGGGAAAGTGTCAAGGCTTTTACCCAGGTGAGTCATTCTGTTTTCTAGTATATTCTGAATCATATCTGTTGGTCCTGATTTACTTGCGAGAGCATATCTGCAAACACGGTCATTTCAGATCAGGACCGTGTGTAGTGTAGCACGTTACCACTTACCAGTGTGTAGTCACATAGTTAAACAACTTCAATAATACACGCTGTCCAGATTAGTTGAAGTAGACAGTGACAAAAAATTAATTTTCGTAGGAAGTAGGAACACATGGCCAGATCATCATCGGAAGGGCGAAAACACGTATAGCTAATGAATACAGTGTTTATTTTAAACCTGCCAGACTCCGTTGTTTATCCAAACCTCTGAAGAACCTTTGAGATCCTTGCGAGTGATCCACTGACCGTTAGTTTGACCGTTTGTCTGAACTGCTCTGAGGCTGGGGCTTGCTGATTTCTTTTCACCAACTTGCCTTGACAGGCGTTTCATTAAGAACAACAAGCTTGGACCTTGGGCTAGCAGCTAGCTGATAGATACATCCCACCAAATGCATTACCAAGTGCTTAAAACTTTCTACTGTACAATAGACAAGTGTGAACTGACAGATACACTGACAGATACGGCCACATAGCATCGTTCCCTCTTGCTCAACTGCAACATTTTTTATTTGGATGAAACTCAACTGAAACATTCGATGCCACATAAAAATGTTGGCATGTGTTGCAGTGAACATTTGTTCCTTTCCTGTTCACTTACCCCTACTTTGATGAGCTATACCGATTTAATTAGTTTCCTCGTGCACATAGCTTGTCATGGAGCGAAAGGATCTCACTGTGTGTACCACCATCTCGAAATGAATGGCACGTGCAGGACCTCATCGCCGGTGGCACGGAGAGCTCGGCGGTCACGGTGGAGTGGGCCATCTCGGAGCTCCTCAAGAAGCCCGAGGTGATCGCCAAGGCCACGGAGGAGCTGGACCGCGTCATCGGCCGCGGCCGCTGGGTGACAGAGAAGGACATGCCCAGCCTCCCCTACGTCGACGCCGTCGTCAAGGAGACCATGCGTCTGCACCCGGTGGCGCCGCTGCTGGTGCCCCGCCTTGCGCGCGAGGACACGACCGTGGCCGGCTACGACATCCCCGCGGGCACGCGCGTGCTCGTCAGCGTGTGGTCCATCGGCCGCGACCCCGCGCTGTGGGACGCGCCGGAGGAATTCATGCCGGAGCGGTTCCTCGGCAGCAAGCTCGACGTGAAGGGGCAGGACTACGAGCTGCTGCCGTTCGGGTCCGGCCGGCGGATGTGCCCCGGGTACAGCCTCGGCCTCAAGGTCATCCAGGTGAGCCTCGCTAACCTGCTGCACGGCTTCGCGTGGAGCCTCCCCGACGGCGTGACCAAGGAGGAGCTCAGCATGGAGGAGATCTTCGGCCTGTCCACGCCGCGCAAGTTCCCGCTCGAGGCTGTCGTCGAGCCCAAGCTCCCGGCACACCTCTACTCGGAGGCTTGATGCGTGCGCGTGCGTCTCTTCACTCTTCAGTATATATAGCTAGGGCGTCGATCTTGTGGTGCTGGCTTGCTGCTCTGTGTGTACGCTTGTTGCTCGTGTGTTTTATTGCTGCTGGTGGTGTCGCTTTGTCGGTTTTTACTCATGGATCGCAGCCAAACGAGTGTAAATCGTAATAAAAGATAATACGTTGTGTATGGagtacatttttttttcttaagcTAGCAAAATATATCAGTGTGTTGTAACGAGACGTACAATTTATTACTCGATGATTGTACAATTTTTGTAAATTTAAATGAGTTTGGTCCAACCTGAAATCAAATAAATATAATCCCATATGAAAAATTGACAACAGATTAATTCAAAAAATTGATGTTTATTATGTGCATTTATTATGAATTTGAAAAAGTCTGAGGTGAGCCACACGAGTACACATGCATCAGGTTCGAAGAGAGAATTATATGAATAGTGTAGTCCTGATGATTGTTTTACCGTTCTAAATTCAAAATGAAAAAAGTTAGGACCAAAAAAGATCATTACTTCCAATTTACTATTTTAATTTTGAAAAACAATTGTTACCAAAAATTTCTCATCACACCCGATTTACCAATTTCACATGGAAAAAGGTAGCCAAAAAGTGTTGATCCTCGTACACGAACATGGGCCTTATTTAgctcaaaaaaaattgtaaaatttttcagattctctgtcacatcgaatcttgcggcacatgcatagagtattaaatattgataaaaaaactaattgcacagtttatctgtaatttgcgaaacggatcttttgagtctagtactttagttagtctatgattggatgatatttgtcaaatacaaatgaaagcgcTATAGTGttcattttacaaaattttttaaaactaaacaaggcccaaatataAAACCATCATGTACTTACGTACATTGGAAAAAAGCCAAACAAATCAGAAATCATCGTGTATGCGTACAAGTACGTATGAGATTTATCTCCACCTTGAAAAAACATAAAAAGATCATGTCTCATATAGAATTGGCCATCATGtaataattctaaaaaaaagaggaacaaaaaatcatataaaaactaTGTGGAAAATTAACAAGGGAAAATATTATGTAAGGAAAACAAAGAACAAGAAGGAAAACAAATCCATCAAAAAAGGTGGTGTGAaaaaataatggaaaatataaattaggaAAGGAATTGTATGTAAAAGTGCCAAGAGAGACATCCAAGAGCTGGCCACCACGTATTTATAGGGGTCCTAAAAAATAGAGCAGTTAGGCTTTCAATCTAGCCATTGGCCCTGTTTGGATTCCATGGGCTAGAGCTAGTTGGGGCTAGTTTGCACCAAACTAGCCTAAAAGTTGCCGAACACAAGGACTAGAGCTAGTTTTTTGCAACTAGCCCACCCAAAAAAACTATCCTCCCAAAGGGGTGATTATTTCGGCTAGTTTGGTGAGACCCACTGGAAAATCATTTTTCTATTTCATGCCACCCGCATCGGATCCTATCTACGGCGCCGCTACCCCTCCGCGTCTTATCTTCTTCGTGCTTCATCCCGACGCCACCTCGGTCCATCTTCCTGCGCCGCCTCCCTCCTCCCGTCTCCAAGGCACCTGCGGCGGCCCAAGGTACGACTTTCTTCCCCATCCCCTTGCCGGGCCGGCGCGGTGCGCACGGCGCTAGGGCgcgtcaggggcagggcggcgcGGCGCAGAGCTTGGTGCCCGGGCTTGTGATTTTTTAGTTTGGTTGATGACTTGTAAGTTCGTGTGAGACATCTCGTTTGTatggagaaattaaaatttattgtgATTTGGATGCtcaatttgtaaaaaaaaaaatatttgtgtCATTTGCGATTGTGAATTGGCCACATGAGAGTCTGCCACGCCAAATCCGGATAGAGAAATGGTTTAAATGAGTCAAATGATTAAATAACCATATTTATTATCAAACTAGCCCAAACTAGCCTTTACATCCGAACATCATTTCAGCTAGAGCTAGTTTAAGGGTTAGTCCAGAATTAGAAACTAACTCTAGCTCTAGCCGAGCTAGAGTGATCCAAACAGGGCCATTGTCGAGGGCACAGAACGCTCCGGTGCATATGCACCTGACGTTGGGCGTCCGATGCTGCCGGAAGGGCGCCATGTGTCCATGATTGAATCCCGCGCGTTGATCTCAAAAAGTCACGAAGTCAATTAGCGCTGCAGTCAATTAGCGCCGCAGTTAAAGTACCATCATAGACTCAGGTGGAAATACCTGATGCTGAGCGGCTGAGCCTCCAGCGTCCAATGTGACTCATAGAGCTCCCAGATCGCCGACTGATGCATCAGATGGGGTGTCACCATACGTGTCCAACGTACGGTGCACACACTACACAAACTCCTCACTCGTGACCATGCTAACGTCACTGCACACCGAACATACGTAGTGTTGAGCTGGTGTCTGGTACTCAACCATAAAAGAGCATTGGACGTGCCGGTGCACCATGCCATACTGGGCCAAAACACCCAACATGCACCGGCTGCTGTAGCCAGCGTCCGATATGTGTTTATCAGTGACAAACATTCCTGTGACTTCGTCGAATCCTCTAGAGTCTATACTCTTTTCTACCTCTTTAACCCTTGCTCAAATGTGTTAACCATCAAGTGTATCACCTTgcacacgtgtgttagcatattttcaCAGATAATTTCAAAGAGTTATGTTAgcacactaggttctaaatgcatgcgcaTGAACAATAACACCTAGTGGTACTCGATATaccacttagccaaagaattcttcTCTTTATAGTACAACTATCGATCCTAAATTCTATCGATCCTAAATcactcacaccctctatggcgTATTGAGTGCAAAACCAAAGACCTTATTTTATACCTTTGGCTTGATCAAccgggttttgtttttctctttcttttttaaaaagttGAGCACTTGTTCATCTTGTGATCATCACcgtcatccattataatctctAGCTCCACCACTTGGCATGGGGCCATCCTTACATATCTATATACTTAGCATTAGGATTTGTCCCTATGTCTCATTAATTATTTAAAACCAAACTAGGTCTTTCAGAATTTTCGTGTGGCtatcttttatttttgcaaTTTAATCCACTCAAACTAAATGGTGTGATACGTTGGGGTAAACGGTAGCTCCATTTGAAAATCATGAGGGCAAACTcacaaagttaaaaaaaaatgagGGTAGAATCACCATTGAAGTCTAGAGTAGGGCCAGGAACACCAAATTTGCTAATTTAATTTAGAACAACTCTAAAAATTGATTTTATTTTGGGTTAGAAGTAGTTTACCAGCTCAGCTTATCAATCAAGAGAATGTTTTGACAATTCAATATAGTATATGCTCCATCTGAGACAAGCCAGCAGGAATACTTATCTTTGTTGGGTAAAAGTATACtggtataaataaatataaggtTGGTTACACCATTATTCCACTGTAGTGTCACAACTCACAACGCAGCGCACGACGCAAGCTAGGAGAAATACCTACTTACACTATTACAGAAGTAATAGCAACAACAGGAGCAGCAAGTGGACGCACACACGAGACATCAACGCAAAAGAGGCCACTATATGCTGCAGAATCACGCACGCATCGATCATGGCTCGGCGTAGAGGTGCGCCGGCAGCTTAGGCTCGACGACGGCCTCGAGCGGGAACTTGCGCGGCGTGGACAGGCCGAAGATCTCCTCCATGCTGAGCTCCTCCTTGGTCACGCCGTCGGGGAGGCTCCACGCGAAGCCGTGCAGCAGGTTAGCGAGGCTCACCTGGATGACCTTGAGGCCGAGGCTGTACCCGGGGCACATCCGCCGGCCGGACCCGAACGGCAGCAGCTCGTAGTCCTGCCCCTTCACGTCGAGCTTGCTGCCGAGGAACCGCTCCGGCATGAATTCCTCCGGCGCGTCCCACAGCGCGGGGTCGCGGCCGATGGACCACACGCTGACGAGCACGCGCGTGCCGGCGGGGATATCGTAGCCGGCCACGGTCGTGTCCTCGCGTGACAGGCGGGGCACCAGCAGCGGCGCCACCGGGTGCAGACGCATGGTCTCCTTGACGACGGCGTCGACGTAGGGGAGGCTGGGCATGTCCTTCTCTGTCACCCAGCGGCCGCGGCCGATGACGCGGTCCAGCTCCTCCGTGGCCTTGGCGATCACCTCGGGCTTCTTGAGGAGCTCCGAGATGGCCCACTCCACCGTGACCGCCGAGCTCTCTGTGCCACCGGCGATGAGGTCCTGCACGTTCCATTCGAGATAGTTGTTTTTTTTCAATTGACCTTTTAAAAGTTGTTTGACTAGCTGATTAGCTGTTGGCAACGTGATGTTTGCAGGTCAGAGTAGCTGTACAAAAGTAAGAGCGCAAATAGATGCAGAATCCGACAACATGTGATCTGCTCTGTGCAACGGAAACGGAATCCTACTGCAGCTGGGGAGAATCTGTTTAGACTCACCTGAGTAAAAGCTTTGACGCTTTCCCGGTTGAGCTCAACCTCAAGCGTAGGGTCGTCGGCGATCTGCAGCAGCACGTCGACCATGTCCTTGGCGACGAAGCCCTTGCCCTCGCGCAGCCGCCGCTGGTTGTGCTCCTCCACGACGTGCTCCAGGAACCGATCGAACATCTTGCCGAGCTTCTTCATCCGCTTGATGTACCCCTGCAGGTCCATCCAGTCGAGCCACGGGATGGAATCGCCGATGTTGAGCACGCCGTTGAGCAGGAACAGCTCGTCCAGCATCCACTTGAACTCCTCTGGGGTGGTCACCGACCCGGCGGCCGCCTCCTCCTTGTCCAGGTACTTCTTGCCGAGCACCATGCGCGTGATCACGTTCAGGCTCACCGTGGACAGGTAGTCCTTGAGCATGACGGCGCGGCCGGAGCCGGACGCCGAGTGCAGGTCCCGCAGCAGCGCGCGCACCTCGGCGGCGCGGATGTACTCGTACGACTCGAGCCGCTTGGCGCTGAAGAGCTCGGTGAGGCACATCTTGCGCGCCTGCCGCCAGTAGGCGCCGTAGGGGGACCAGGTGATGTCGCGGTAGTTGTAGGTGGTGTACTTGCCGGCGGCGGTCTTTGGGCGGTCCGTGAACACCACGTCGTGGGTCTTGAGGAAGAACTTGGCCATGTCCACCGACGAGCCGACCACCACGGGGAACGACCCGAACTGGAGCTGCATCAGCGGGCCGTACTTCCTGGACAGCTCGTGGATGGAGCGGTGTGGGAGCGCGCCCATCAGGTTGAGGTTGCCGATGATCGGCCACGGCTTGGGGCCGGGCGGGAGGTTGTACAcgcggcggctgcggcggccgAGGATGGCCTTCAGAAGCATCACAGTGGCGAGCACCACACCGAGGAAGGACGCCCATGTTGGAAGCTCCATTGGTACAGTCGAGGCAGAGACGATTGTGGAGTTGAGCTGGTGAGGTGGTGCCGGAACGTGCCTTCACCGTGCCTTCTTATATAGGAGCGCCGCGATGTCATGAACCGCGTGTGGAAGATGCTGTGTGGGAAAGGACAGGGAAATTGGAGACGACTTCACCGGAAATGAAACTTGACGAGTGAACGacgacaacgacgacgacgacgctggTCACCGGGGAACCACTTGCCGAAAAATACAATTGTAGTACAATGTACAAGTTAGCACATGCGGATGGTTCGTTGGTGCCATTACTACTCACTCCGACACTCCGTTTATTCAGATTCCGGCTGATCAGATATTCAACTTTTGCATTTCACCACAGACTAGGATGAAGATTTTTTTTCTAACAATAGGTTGTTGTTTTTTACCGGTTCTCCTATATTTTAGTTGCTTGGATTTTAAGATGATTTCAGAGTAAATTTATTAAGAAAGAATATTCTATAACTCATCAATTGTATTTATTTTGTCTCATGAATATGAATTCATGAGTGTTAGTCAAATATTCCAGTCAAAATCTACACCATTTGACTCTTCAAAATTTAAGAATTATATTCTTTTATAGACGGAGAAAGTACACCAATCTAGTAGGTGTTATCATGTACCTCCTAGATAAGtatctccaagagactaggcaaaattatattctaaaatacaaGATTTAGCCATTGTGTAAAAAAAAACTCACTTAAAGCATAAAGTTCCTATgatagctagtgaggacgacatgctatatatgacaagcgaaagtttaggaataacaaacttgctattttagcaaaccaaatAGCACACCTGTTGGACTTTAATGTTtgctttaaaaatataaaaatagcctagataacatggatagcatatttgttggagttgctcttaagtttttaggaaaatatacatttttatatattttttttaaaaaaataggtaGAATCATCCTATTAAATCTAACTTTCGTTGCTTACTTGCTTTATGCAtttgtttaaaaaaataaagGCTGATTTTTTTAGTATGGTTTTTTACCTCGAGGAGTTAAGCTTTTGAACATACGTACTCGCTCTGTCCTAATAAAAGCCTTGCTTTACTCTTAGACTTCTTCCTTTGACCATTTATTTTATTCAATTTTTTATACAAAtactaaaataattaattaattgttaaAGTATCTCTAATATTAATATAAAGCATAATGAAATACACCCTCCGTTCATAAATAAATGCACATCTCGTTTTTCCGGAGagtcaaatttttttaagtttgaccaaatatatataaaaacatacTCATATTTATTATATGTAATATGTATCATTAgattaagcattaaatatatttttatattatacttATTCGAATATACAATTAttgatattatttgatatatttttagttaaatttaaaaaaattgattTCTCAATAAATGAAATGTGCATTTATTTATGAACAGACGgagtaaataatatttttatataatttttttaaaaaaataaatggtCAAACAAGAGGCGCGACACATTCAATTGGACGGAGTGAGTACGTGCAATTGAAATTTACATCAAACGACAAGACACCTTCTCCGAAATGTGAAAGAAATGCCCTAACCCTTGAGATTTGACATTTCACACGAAATTTGCGTTCTAACCCTCGAGATTTGACATTTTACtcgattttttttttgcgagcaacATTTCACTCGAAATTGCGTTCAACTACAGTCAGCACTGAGACTCTGTAGCAAGTCAAGTCCGAAAAGGGACCCAGGAGCAGGTAACATGCTCTGATCCAAAATATCTACAGAAAGATTGGGTAAGGCCTTCTCAAAATTTTCAAGACTTCTTGTTACATTGACTTTAGACGcaagcatggagcattaaatatagataaaaataaaactaattatacagtttgtctataatttataagacaaatattttaattctagttaatctatggttggataataattaccaaatacaaacgaaagtattacAGTAGCCAAAGTCAAAAATTttcttgaactaaacaaggcctaacatacAGCTTCTCATAAGTCTGATGCAATttatgccttgtttagatactaaaagtttttgaagtttgacactataccactttcgtttgtatttaataattattgttcagctatagactaactaggttcaaaagattagtcttgcaaattataggtaaattgtataattatttatttttatctatatttaatattctatatatATTTAAATATCTGATGTGATGACAAATCTTAtaattttttgaaattttagGTGCATTGGGCCTCAACCGGCATGTTGCAATATCTGTTGTCAGATGATAGTTGCATGATCAGGGATATTCATTTACCTGTCGGGTCCGCGTGGCGGCGTGGGCTTCACGAACTTTTGAGTTGGATGTGTCAAAAATTGGATGTAGGTTcacatataggccttgtttacttcaaaaGAAAATTTTGCAGAAAATCGAATATTGTAGCGCATACATAaagaattaaatatagataaaaataataactaattttacagtttatctgtaatttacgagacgaatcttttaaacttagttaatccatgattggataatatttgtcaaatacaaataaaaatgttacattgtctgttttgcaaaaaattttaaaactaaaAACAAAGCCATAATTGGGAGGGGAATTTCCAGAACATCATAGGGAAACCACCTACTACTACTGGTGATAAGAGGACTTCTAGACGGACCAACCATTTGAAACGGCTGACTGACCAGGGACTGACCATAGAGCTGAAAAGCGACTTCCGCTCATGTCACGATCAGGAGCATGCTTTGGCGACAACGATGTGTTTGCAAGTTGCTTTAAGCGGTTGTCGCCCTTGATGCTGTTTTGTTGGATTCTTATGCTagcgaacaaaaaaaaaagacaaaaatcaTATTGCATTGGAAAATTAAAGCCAAGTGCAAGTTCGCCTTGCATCTAAAGGGAAGCTCCTACTTGAGCCATCAAAATTAAATGTAAGGGCTAAAAAAACAAAGATCTAGTAGGGCTTCTACTACAACTCTTAAATTTGAGGAGCCTTTCAAATCCCTCCTTTGGCCCTCGTTCATGGAATCTCATTCGAGCCCTCAAATCACAGTTACAATTGTTTTCTGCGTGCGCTTCTATCTACCTACCGACGCGTGCCGCCTACCACCGGTTTGCATCTCACACGCACGTCTCATTTCTTCCTTCACCTGCACACAGAGCCTGCCCAGACATCCGCGAGCGCCGCCTCACATCCCCGCTGTCTTCTCGCGCCCCAATCGGCGATAGCTCATCAGCACATAGGCATAGGAGTGCCTTCCTCCCTCAATTTTGGCTTCTCCTCCTTCGACCCCTCGCGGCAACGAGGAAGAAGATCCTCTTCGAGACCCCACGCGACACCCCTCCCTCACGGCAACGGGGAAGAAGATTTGACGAAGCTACTCGTGAGTCTTTCACTCGCAGCAATGGGGGCGAGGCTACTCCTAAGCCCTCTTGGTGTGTCCCTCCCTTGTGGTACTAACTTGGTGTGTTCCTCAATGtcgaagaaaataagaaagagTATGATGAGTTGGTCCCATGTGTGGAGTGCAGACTAAAAGAACAAGACCCTTAAAGTAAGGGAGCTCTCAATTAAAGTACGGACCATGTTTTGACTCTTGAGGATTATAATTGGAGTTGCTAAGACTTAGACtttcaatatttttttttactttttgaaTCTTTTGAGAGGGACCTTCCGTCATTTTACACGCCATGACACCACTACACATGCACACTCACAAACGTACACACACATCTTAATTAATTAACGCCTTTGAGGACTTGAGTTGAATTGTCAAATCTCGAGATTGAAAAAGTCATCACAAACAGTTCGCTATTGATGGATATGTCACCTACCACGGAAAGGGTAACATTGTTAAATTccaaaataaatatagaaaaataccATTTTGCTTCAAAGCAGGGACATAAACGCTTAATAAGCCCCATTAAATTATATTaagtttgattaaatttatagaaaaaagtcACCAAGATATGACATCACATTCTTATTATTAAATACACCATGAAATATGTTTTTCATAATTTATTTGtttggtgtcataaatattattattttttattgtaAAGTTGGTCAAACTCCGAGATAATTTTACTTTGGGTGATTCTAGgagttgttttttttaaaaaaaaacgtaGACTTAGTGATTCGCCTCTGTGGCATCGACGATTCTTATTACTTTATTAAGGCTTACTTGGTTGAGCTTCTACTAGTATAGATTCTCTGTGGAGGCTAATCCTCTAATTAGAAatattttctatgatttttctatgcaaATAGTGCCTTTGTGCGTGGGGAGAATTAGGAGAAATTATTTTTTCGGTTTCGAGCCTCCTAGTTCACTTCACAAAGCGTATAATCGTTTctcagtaaaaaaaaaaaacggttTAGTAGAGCTTCTAGATTCAGCCTGCAAGCTACTTTTGAACCTCTTCCAAACATGGTCTGACTTGGGATGAACGAGTGGGAGTGGGTGAGAGGAATC encodes:
- the LOC8062747 gene encoding cytochrome P450 71A1, yielding MELPPWASFLGVVLATVMLLKAIIGRRRSRRVYNLPPGPKPWPIIGNLNLVGALPHRSIHELSRKYGPLMQLRFGSFPVVVGSSVDMAKFFLKTHDVVFTDRPKTAAGKYTTYNYRDITWSPYGAYWRQARKMCLTELFSVKRLESYEYIRAAEVRALLRDLNSASGSGRAVMLKDYLSTVSLNVITRMVLGKKYLDREEAAAGSVTTPEEFKWMLDELFLLNGVLNIGDSIPWLDWMDLQGYIKRMKKLGKMFDRFLEHVVEEHNQRRLREGKGFVAKDMVDVLLQIADDPTLEVELDRESVKAFTQDLIAGGTESSAVTVEWAISELLKKPEVIAKATEELDRVIGRGRWVTEKDMPSLPYVDAVVKETMRLHPVAPLLVPRLAREDTTVAGYDIPAGTRVLVSVWSIGRDPALWDAPEEFMPERFLGSKLDVKGQDYELLPFGSGRRMCPGYSLGLKVIQVSLANLLHGFAWSLPDGVTKEELSMEEIFGLSTPRKFPLEAVVEPKLPAHLYSEA
- the LOC8080997 gene encoding cytochrome P450 71A1, giving the protein MELPTWASFLGVVLATVMLLKAILGRRSRRVYNLPPGPKPWPIIGNLNLMGALPHRSIHELSRKYGPLMQLQFGSFPVVVGSSVDMAKFFLKTHDVVFTDRPKTAAGKYTTYNYRDITWSPYGAYWRQARKMCLTELFSAKRLESYEYIRAAEVRALLRDLHSASGSGRAVMLKDYLSTVSLNVITRMVLGKKYLDKEEAAAGSVTTPEEFKWMLDELFLLNGVLNIGDSIPWLDWMDLQGYIKRMKKLGKMFDRFLEHVVEEHNQRRLREGKGFVAKDMVDVLLQIADDPTLEVELNRESVKAFTQDLIAGGTESSAVTVEWAISELLKKPEVIAKATEELDRVIGRGRWVTEKDMPSLPYVDAVVKETMRLHPVAPLLVPRLSREDTTVAGYDIPAGTRVLVSVWSIGRDPALWDAPEEFMPERFLGSKLDVKGQDYELLPFGSGRRMCPGYSLGLKVIQVSLANLLHGFAWSLPDGVTKEELSMEEIFGLSTPRKFPLEAVVEPKLPAHLYAEP